The following are encoded together in the Lactuca sativa cultivar Salinas chromosome 1, Lsat_Salinas_v11, whole genome shotgun sequence genome:
- the LOC111915900 gene encoding uncharacterized protein LOC111915900, with the protein MAGVSLKCGDCGTLLKSVEEAQEHAELTKHTDFSESTEAVLNLVCSTCGKPCRSKTESDLHTKRTGHTEFSDKTSETAKPITLEVPKNQSSDDVDMVDASTTGEPEEMVVPDVDLKLLEELESMGFSKERSTRALHFSGNSSLEAAANWIVEHEEDADIDQMPLVSAKSKSEPSKPSLTPEERKAKAQELKERARKKKEEEEKRMEREREKERIRIGKELLEAKRMEEENERKRIIALRKAEKEEERRAREKIRQKLEEDKAERRRKLGLPAEDPTAPKPSAPVVEEKKSSLPIRPATKSEQMRECLRSLKQSNKDDEAKVKTAFNTLLTYIKNAATKPDEEKFRKIRLTNAAFQDRVGKLEGGIKFLELCGFEKIEGGEFLFLARDKIDRAVLNSAGTELNSAINNPFFGVL; encoded by the exons ATGGCAGGAGTATCACTCAAGTGCGGAGATTGCGGAACTCTACTGAAATCGGTTGAAGAAGCACAAGAACACGCAGAACTCACCAAGCATACCGATTTCTCTGAATCGACCGAAGCCGTTCTTAACCTAGTCTGCTCCACCTGTGGCAAACCCTGCCGCTCTAAAACC GAGAGTGATCTGCATACCAAGAGGACTGGACATACTGAATTTTCAGACAAGACTTCGGAGACAGCGAAGCCGATTACGTTGGAGGTTCCGAAGAATCAGAGTAGTGATGATGTTGATATGGTGGATGCTAGTACTACTGGCGAACCAGAGG AAATGGTTGTTCCTGATGTTGACTTAAAGCTACTAGAGGAGCTTGAATCAATGGGTTTCTCAAAGGAAAGATCAACCCGGGCACTTCATTTCTCTG GTAACTCAAGTCTTGAGGCTGCTGCAAATTGGATTGTTGAACATGAAGAAGATGCAGACATAGATCAAATGCCTTTG GTGTCTGCCAAGAGTAAATCAGAGCCTTCCAAGCCTTCTCTTACACCTGAAGAAAGAAAAGCAAAAGCACAAGAACTGAA GGAGAGAGCACGCAAAAAGAAAGAGGAGGAAGAAAAGAGAatggaaagagaaagagagaag GAGCGGATACGAATTGGGAAGGAACTACTTGAAGCAAAACGCATGGAGGAAGAAAATGAAAGAAAACG TATTATAGCCTTGCGTAAAGCAgaaaaagaagaggaaagaagaGCTAGAGAAAAAATCAGACAAAAGTTGGAAGAAGATAAG GCTGAAAGGAGGAGGAAGCTTGGATTGCCTGCAGAAGACCCCACTGCACCTAAACCTTCTGCACCTGTAGTTGAGGAAAAGAag aGTTCATTGCCGATCAGGCCTGCTACAAAATCTGAGCAAATGAGAGAGTGTTTAAGATCTCTTAAGCAAAGCAATAAG GATGACGAGGCAAAAGTGAAGACAGCATTCAACACCCTGTTGACTTACATCAAGAATGCTGCAACAAAGCCAGATGAAGAGAAATTCCGCAAGATCAGACTTACCAATGCTGCCTTTCAG GATAGAGTGGGGAAATTGGAAGGTGGGATTAAGTTTCTTGAGCTGTGTGGATTTGAAAAAATTGAAGGGGGGGAATTCTTGTTTCTGGCTAGAGACAAAATCGACAGAGCAGTGCTGAATTCAGCTGGAACAGAATTGAACAGTGCCATAAATAATCCCTTTTTTGGGGTACTTTGA
- the LOC111915902 gene encoding uncharacterized protein LOC111915902, producing MVNKRVPDWLNNSMWSAPTTTTPSPPKSQSQSSPSRSPSHADRIDTYPSKPPSVTSSDSSMNEPRESLPSPSVIRPESPSKPAPAPAPRTEVKDPLTSSDSSGNDVSSHVEDDSRQAQLSQELSRKIINMVELKRLASLGIPDGAGIRSTVWKLLLSYLPSDKGLWSSELAKKRSQYKHFKEDLLKNPSEVTRKLEESTSSQNGEKTKEGKGLLSRSEIPEDEHPLSLGKTSVWNQFFQDTEIIEQIDRDVKRTHPDMHFFSGDTASAKANQDALKNILIVYAKLNPGIRYVQGMNEILAPLFYVFKNDPNEDFVGNAEADTFFCFVELLSGVRDNFCKQLDNSVVGIRSTISKMSQLLKDHDEELWRHLEHTTKVNPQFYAFRWITLLLTQEFNFADILHIWDTLLSDPEGPQETLLRVCCAMLILVRRRLLAGDFTANLKLLQSYPSTNISHLLYVANKLRSNPLL from the exons ATGGTGAATAAACGAGTACCTGATTGGCTCAACAATTCCATGTGGTCTGCTCCGACCACAACCACTCCTTCACCACCTAAATCGCAATCCCAATCGTCGCCCTCTCGATCACCGTCGCACGCCGATCGCATCGATACTTACCCTTCCAAACCTCCCTCCGTTACTTCCTCGGATTCTTCTATGAACGAACCGCGTGAATCATTGCCGTCGCCCAGTGTAATTAGACCCGAATCCCCTTCTAAACCAGCTCCAGCTCCAGCTCCGAGGACGGAAGTTAAGGATCCGTTGACCAGTAGCGATAGTAGTGGTAATGACGTTAGTTCTCATGTTGAAGACGATTCTCGCCAGGCACAGCTATCACAAGAG CTTTCGAGGAAGATCATAAATATGGTAGAGCTGAAAAGACTTGCTTCACTGGGTATTCCAGATGGTGCTGGTATTCGATCCACTGTTTGGAAG CTGTTGTTATCATATCTTCCCAGTGACAAGGGGCTTTGGTCATCAGAATTGGCCAAGAAAAGGTCTCAATACAAGCATTTTAAAGAAGATCTTTTGAAGAATCCA TCAGAAGTCACTAGAAAATTGGAAGAGTCTACATCTTCTCAAAATGGTGAAAAGACAAAAGAGGGCAAGGGTTTACTCTCAAGGTCTGAGATACCTGAGGATGAGCACCCTCTGAGTCTAGGGAAAACAAGTGTATGGAACCAATTCTTTCAG GACACTGAGATCATTGAGCAAATAGATCGTGATGTGAAGCGAACTCATCCAGACATGCATTTTTTCTCTGGTGACACTGCTTCTGCAAAAGCTAACCAG GATGCTTTGAAAAATATACTGATTGTATATGCGAAATTGAACCCGGGGATACGATATGTGCAAGGGATGAATGAAATTTTGGCTCCTTTGTTCTATGTGTTCAAGAATGATCCCaatgaggattttgtg GGGAATGCTGAAGCGGATACATTCTTTTGTTTTGTTGAGTTATTAAGTGGTGTTCGTGATAATTTCTGTAAGCAACTTGATAATAGTGTTGTTGGCATCCGTTCAACAATTTCAAAAATGTCACAACTTTTAAAGGACCATGATGAAGAGCTATGGCGACATCTTGAACACACAACAAAA GTGAATCCGCAATTCTATGCATTTAGATGGATTACACTCCTGTTGACTCAGGAATTCAATTTTGCAGACATTCTTCATATATGGGACACACTTTTAAGTGATCCCGAAGGTCCACAG GAGACCCTTCTTAGGGTATGCTGTGCGATGTTGATTCTTGTGAGGAGACGTTTGCTTGCGGGAGATTTCACAGCTAATCTTAAGTTGCTCCAAAGCTATCCATCCACAAATATTAGTCATTTGCTGTATGTCGCAAATAAGCTACGTTCTAATCCACTTCTTTGA
- the LOC111915898 gene encoding PLASMODESMATA CALLOSE-BINDING PROTEIN 3 has product MEILYQAVVLVILYGRITAAMWCVVRSEASREALQAALDYACGAGADCAPIQQNGLCFLPNTIQAHASYAFNSYYMRRSMAAGSCDFAGTATIAKTDPSYGSCVYPASPSTAGGSIPTPGGGASTTINTPISAVTPPPPSTIIPLFGSGRGFNPVGTVPTLAAGSNAKSLTNASISRILLLNISFLVFNILMFL; this is encoded by the exons ATGGAGATTCTCTACCAGGCGGTGGTGCTGGTTATCTTATATGGCCGGATCACGGCGGCGATGTGGTGCGTCGTCAGAAGCGAAGCTTCAAGGGAGGCATTACAGGCGGCACTCGACTACGCCTGTGGTGCTGGAGCCGATTGCGCACCAATACAGCAAAATGGACTGTGTTTTCTTCCGAACACCATACAAGCTCACGCCTCCTACGCCTTCAACAGCTATTACATGCGCAGATCCATGGCTGCCGGATCTTGTGACTTCGCCGGCACCGCCACTATTGCTAAAACCGATCCAA GTTATGGATCCTGCGTTTATCCAGCTTCTCCAAG CACTGCGGGAGGAAGTATACCTACACCCGGAGGAGGAGCCAGTACAACAATCAATACTCCTATTTCAGCCGTTACACCACCACCGCCATCCACCATCATACCGCTTTTTGGGAGTGGCAGAGGGTTTAATCCGGTTGGCACAGTACCCACATTGGCTGCAGGGTCAAATGCTAAATCTTTAACAAACGCTTCTATTTCAAGAATATTGCTTCTAAACATAAGCTTTTTAGTGTTCAacatattgatgtttttataG
- the LOC111915899 gene encoding ER lumen protein-retaining receptor produces MNIFRLAGDMTHLASVLVLLLKIHTIKSCAGVSLKTQELYALVFATRYLDIVTDFISVYNTVMKLIFLGSSFSIVWYIRHHRVVRRSYDKDQDTFRHYLLMIPCMLLALFVHEKFTFKEVMWTFSLYLEAVAILPQLVLLQRTRNIDNLTGQYVFLLGAYRGLYIFNWIYRYFTEPHFVHWITWIAGVVQTLLYADFFYYYFESWKNNVRLQLPA; encoded by the exons ATGAATATATTCAGACTTGCAGGGGACATGACGCATTTGGCGAGTGTCCTTGTATTACTGCTCAAGATCCACACCATCAAATCATgcgctg GGGTATCATTGAAGACTCAGGAACTGTATGCACTTGTCTTTGCTACTCGCTACTTGGATATAGTTACTGACTTTATCTCAGTATACAATACTGTGATGAAGTTAATCTTTCTAGGAAGCTCTTTCTCTATTGTGTGGTACATAAGACACCACAGAGTTGTTCGTAGATCATATGATAAAGATCAAGACACCTTTCGCCATTATCTCCTCATGATTCCTTGTATGCTTTTGGCCCTATTTGTACACGAGAAGTTCACTTTTAAAGAG GTAatgtggacattttcattataTTTGGAAGCAGTTGCAATTCTTCCACAACTGGTATTGCTGCAAAGAACTAGAAACATTGATAACTTGACTGGACAATATGTTTTTCTTCTTGG AGCATACCGAGGTTTATACATTTTTAACTGGATCTATCGTTACTTCACTGAACCACATTTTGTCCATTGGATCa CATGGATAGCAGGGGTAGTCCAGACATTGCTATATGCTGATTTCTTCTATTACTACTTTGAAAG TTGGAAGAACAATGTAAGGCTCCAATTACCAGCTTGA